From Desmodus rotundus isolate HL8 chromosome 12, HLdesRot8A.1, whole genome shotgun sequence, one genomic window encodes:
- the LOC112313957 gene encoding zinc finger protein 418 has product MLPGSEAPGRRQELAIPGTLTLAAAGAPLRPQSRMAEAAWRHLAEVKVTFEDVAVYFSRTEWSLLNAAQRRLYLHVMLENFALISSLGCCCGAADVEAPTEQNLSVRVSQAKDPKAALSSKKSHPCESCECVLREIFLLVDQQGAEQRQKLLRCGACAKQFCFIAKHHQHQEQHLRQESLVGGVDRASLVKGCISNVSEKTFTFQELEQINFTNSGIFQQQATNTRERANEMSTSGEDFQRRNIVHTKNECKKAIGCKHTLLPDQAVQTGRRCYACRECEKCFLGISGLRYHQKVHSGEKPYECRECRKSFTSGSTLRNHHRVHTGERPYECSECGKSYISNSDLRKHHRVHTGERTFQCGECGKSFTTNSALRNHHLVHSGERPFQCGECGKSFTTNSNLHKHHRVHTGERPFLCGECGKSFISGSGLHKHQRVHTGERPYECGTCGKCFTTSSDLLYHQRVHTGERPYECSECGKSFTWSSALRKHHRVHTGERPYECSECGKSFTNSSALCKHHRIHTGERPYECSECGKFFISSSALYTHQKVHTGERPYECGACGKSFASNSALRKHYRVHTGERPFECGACGKCFTTSSDLLYHQRVHTGDRPYECRVCGKSFTWNSDLRKHHRVHTGERPYECSECGKSFTSSSALCYHRRAHKGERPYECSECGKSFTSNSALRKHHRVHTGDRPYECGDCGKSYISSSALYNHQKVHTGESPYECGECGKSFTSNSALRKHHRVHTGERPYECSDCGKSYISSSALYNHRKVHAGKSPYECGECGKSFTSNSALRKHHRVHAGERPSECSEC; this is encoded by the exons ATGCTGCCCGGGAGCGAGGCGCCAGGGCGGAGACAGGAGCTTGCAATACCAGGGACACTCACTTTGGCCGCTGCTGGCGCCCCGCTCCGCCCACAGAGTCGGATGGCTGAGGCCGCGTGGAGGCATCTGGCTGAG GTTAAGGTGACCTTTGAGGATGTGGCCGTGTACTTCTCTAGGACAGAATGGAGCCTCCTGAATGCGGCTCAGAGACGCCTGTACCTCCATGTGATGCTGGAGAATTTCGCTCTTATATCCTCGCTGG GTTGCTGCTGTGGAGCAGCAGATGTGGAGGCTCCCACTGAACAGAACCTTTCTGTAAGAGTGTCGCAGGCAAAGGATCCCAAAGCAGCTTTGTCTTCCAAGAAGAGCCACCCCTGTGAGAGTTGTGAGTGTGTCTTAAGAGAAATTTTTCTCTTGGTTGACCAGCAGGGAGCTGAGCAGAGACAGAAACTGCTGAGGTGTGGAGCATGtgcaaaacaattttgtttcatTGCAAAGCATCACCAGCACCAGGAGCAGCACTTGAGACAGGAGTCTCTTGTAGGAGGTGTGGACAGGGCCTCACTGGTGAAGGGCTGCATTTCCAATGTGTCCGAAAAGACTTTTACCTTCCAGGAGCTTGAGCAGATCAATTTTACCAACTCAGGAATTTTCCAACAACAGGCTACTAACACCAgggaaagagcaaatgaaatgTCAACATCCGGGGAGGATTTTCAAAGGAGAAATATTGTTCACACAAAAAACGAATGTAAGAAAGCCATTGGCTGCAAACACACACTTCTTCCAGACCAAGCTGTCCAAACTGGAAGACGATGTTATGCATGCCGTGaatgtgaaaaatgttttctaggaATCTCTGGTCTTCGTTACCATCAGAAAGTTCACTCAGGGGAAAAGCCATATGAGTGCAGGGAATGTAGGAAATCTTTTACCAGTGGCTCTACCCTTCGTAATCAtcacagagttcacactggagaaaggccttatgagtgcagtgaatgtggcaAATCTTATATTAGTAATTCTGACCTCCGTAAACATCACAGAGTTCATACTGGAGAAAGGACTTTTcagtgtggtgaatgtgggaaatcttttactaCTAATTCAGCTCTCCGTAACCATCACTTAGTTCACAGTGGAGAAAGGCCTTTTcagtgtggtgaatgtgggaaatcttttactaCTAATTCTAACCTCCATAAACATCACagagttcacacaggagaaaggccttttCTGTGTGGTGAATGTGGAAAGTCTTTTATCAGTGGCTCTGGCCTCCATAAacaccagagagttcacactggggaaaggccttatgagtgtggTACATGTGGGAAATGTTTTACCACTAGCTCTGACCTCCTttatcatcagagagttcacactggagaaaggccttatgagtgcagtgaatgtgggaaatcttttacctgGAGCTCTGCCCTCCGTAAACAtcacagagttcacactggagaaaggccttatgaatgcagtgaatgtgggaaatctttcacCAATAGTTCTGCCCTCTGTAAACATCacagaattcacactggagaaaggccttatgagtgcagtgaatgtgggaaattctTTATCAGTAGCTCTGCCCTGTATACTCATCAGAAAGTTcatactggagaaaggccttatgagtgcggTGCATGTGGGAAATCTTTTGCTAGCAATTCTGCCCTCCGCAAACATTACAGAGTTcatactggagaaaggccttttgAATGTGGTGCATGTGGGAAATGTTTTACCACTAGCTCTGACCTACTttatcatcagagagttcacactggagataGGCCTTACGAGTGCCGTGTATGTGGGAAATCATTTACCTGGAACTCTGACCTCCGGAAACAtcacagagttcacactggagaaaggccttatgagtgcagtgaatgtgggaaatcttttaccagcAGTTCTGCCCTCTGTTATCATCGGAGAGCTCACAAAGgggaaaggccttatgagtgtagtgaatgtgggaaatcttttactaGCAATTCTGCCCTCCGCAAACAtcacagagttcacactggagacaGGCCTTATGAGTGCGGTGATTGTGGCAAATCCTATATCAGTAGCTCTGCCCTGTATAATCATCAGAAAGTCCACACCGGAGAAAGCCCTTATGAatgtggtgaatgtgggaaatcttttactaGCAATTCTGCCCTCCGCAAACATCatagagttcacactggagaaaggccttatgagtgcagtgattGTGGCAAATCCTATATCAGTAGCTCTGCCCTGTACAATCATCGGAAAGTCCATGCTGGAAAAAGCCCTTAtgagtgtggtgaatgtgggaaatcttttactaGCAATTCTGCCCTCCGCAAACATCATAGAGTTCACGCTGGAGAAAGGCCTTCTGAGTGCAGTGAATGTTAG
- the LOC112313532 gene encoding zinc finger protein 418, protein MLPGSEAPGRRQGLAIPGTLTLAAAGAPLRPQSRMAEAAWRHLAEVRVTFEDVAVYFSRTEWSLLNAAQRRLYLHVMLENFALISSLGCCCGAADVEAPTEQNLSVRVSQAKDPKAALSSKKSHPCESCECVLREIFLLVDQQGAEQRQKLLRCGACAKQFCFIAKHHQHQEQHLRQESLVGGVDRASLVKGCISNVSEKTFTFQELEQINFTNSGIFQQQATNTRERANGMSTSGEDFQRRNIVPTRKEYKKAIVLKHTPLPDQAVQTGRQCSVCHECEKCFLGISGLCYHQKVHSGEKPYECRECRKSFTSGSALRKHHRVHTGERPYECGECGKSYISNSDLRKHHRVHTGERPYECGTCGKCFTISSHLLYHQRVHTGERPFQCGECGKSFTNGSALCKHQRVHTGERPYECGTCGKCFTISSHLLYHQTVHTGERPYECSECGKSFTTSSSLHKHHRIHTGERPYECTECGKSFITSFALRKHQIVHTRQRHYDCGECGKSYTSSFAFSKHQRVHTGEKPYECSECGKSFTKSSALRIHHRVHTGERPYECPVCGKSFTWRSNLRSHHAVHTGERPYECSECGKSFTTSSALHKHYTVHTGERPYECGECGKSFTRSSTLCYHQRVHKGERPYECSECGKSFTKSCALRIHERVHTGERPYECDECGKSYVSGSGLQNHWKVHTGEKPYECFQCGKSFSSSSSLQKHHRVHTKERPFHCGECGKSFTSSSDLRKHHIVHTGERPY, encoded by the exons ATGCTGCCCGGGAGCGAGGCGCCAGGGCGGAGACAGGGGCTTGCAATACCAGGGACACTCACTTTGGCCGCTGCTGGCGCCCCGCTCCGCCCACAGAGTCGGATGGCTGAGGCCGCGTGGAGGCATCTGGCTGAG GTTAGGGTGACCTTTGAGGATGTGGCCGTGTATTTCTCCAGGACAGAATGGAGCCTCCTGAATGCGGCTCAGAGACGCCTGTACCTCCATGTGATGCTGGAGAATTTCGCTCTTATATCCTCGCTGG gttgcTGCTGTGGAGCAGCAGATGTGGAGGCTCCCACTGAACAGAACCTTTCTGTAAGAGTGTCGCAGGCAAAGGATCCCAAGGCAGCTTTGTCTTCCAAGAAGAGCCACCCCTGTGAGAGTTGTGAGTGTGTCTTGAGAGAAATTTTTCTCTTGGTTGACCAGCAGGGAGCTGAGCAGAGACAGAAACTGCTGAGGTGTGGAGCATGtgcaaaacaattttgtttcatTGCAAAGCATCACCAGCACCAGGAGCAGCACTTGAGACAGGAGTCTCTTGTAGGAGGTGTGGACAGGGCCTCACTGGTGAAGGGCTGCATTTCCAATGTGTCCGAAAAGACTTTTACCTTCCAGGAGCTTGAGCAGATCAATTTTACCAACTCAGGAATTTTCCAACAACAGGCTACTAACACCAGGGAGAGAGCAAATGGAATGTCAACATCCGGGGAGGATTTTCAAAGGAGAAATATTGTTCCCACaagaaaagaatataagaaaGCCATTGTCCTCAAACACACACCTCTTCCAGACCAAGCTGTCCAAACTGGAAGACAATGTTCCGTGTGCCACGaatgtgaaaaatgttttctaggaATCTCTGGTCTTTGTTATCATCAGAAAGTTCACTCAGGGGAAAAGCCATATGAGTGCAGGGAATGTAGGAAATCTTTTACCAGTGGCTCTGCCCTTCGGAAACAtcacagagttcacactggagaaaggccttatgagtgtggTGAATGTGGCAAATCTTATATTAGTAATTCTGACCTCCGTAAACATCACAGAGTTcatactggagaaaggccttatgagtgtggTACATGTGGGAAATGTTTCACCATTAGCTCTCACCTCCTttatcatcagagagttcacactggagaaaggccttttcagtgtggtgaatgtgggaaatcttttaccaaTGGCTCTGCCCTCTGTAAacaccagagagttcacactggggaaaggccttatgagtgtggTACATGTGGGAAATGTTTCACCATTAGCTCTCACCTCCTTTATCATCAGacagttcacactggagaaaggccttatgagtgcagtgaatgtgggaaatcttttaccacGAGCTCTTCCCTTCATAAACATCacagaattcacactggagaaaggccttatgagtgcactgaatgtgggaaatcttttatcaCTAGTTTTGCCCTCCGTAAACATCAGATAGTTCACACTAGACAAAGACATTATGActgtggtgaatgtgggaaatcttatACCAGTAGTTTTGCCTTCAGTAaacatcagagagttcacactggagaaaaaccttatgagtgcagtgaatgtgggaagtcTTTTACCAAGAGTTCTGCCCTCCGTATACAtcacagagttcacactggagaaaggccttatgaatgCCCTgtatgtgggaaatcttttacctgGAGGTCTAACCTCCGTAGCCATCATgcagttcacactggagaaaggccttatgagtgcagtgaatgtgggaaatcgtTTACCACAAGCTCTGCTCTTCATAAACATTACacagttcacactggagaaagaccttatgagtgtggtgaatgtgggaaatcttttaccaggAGTTCTACCCTCTGTTATCATCAAAGAGTTCAcaaaggagaaaggccttatgagtgcagtgaatgtgggaaatcttttacaaAGAGTTGTGCCCTCCGTATACACGAGAGAGTCCACACTGGAGAACGGCCTTATGAGTGTgatgaatgtgggaaatcctatGTCAGTGGGTCTGGCCTGCAGAATCATTGGAAAGTTCatactggagaaaagccttatgagTGTTTtcaatgtgggaaatctttttcTAGTAGTTCTTCCCTCCAGAAACATCACAGAGTTCATACTAAAGAAAGGCCTTTTCATtgtggtgaatgtgggaaatcttttaccagtAGCTCTGACCTACGTAAACATCACATAGTTcatactggagaaaggccttattag